Proteins from a genomic interval of Gadus macrocephalus chromosome 2, ASM3116895v1:
- the scn4ab gene encoding sodium channel protein type 4 subunit alpha B isoform X2: MASLLPPAGKEIFRRFTPASLDELQLCFEKEEREKLRRKEKNIEISEDDLPKPSSDLEAGKTLPFIFGDPPPGLINTPLEELDPYYKSSKTFIVINKGNTIQRFNADPACYLLSPFSVCRITAIKILIHTLFSLFIMLTILANCVFMTLSDPPVWGKTVEYVFTGIYTFEATVKVVARGFSIGPFTFLKDPWNWLDFMVISMAYLTEFVDLGNVSALRTFRVLRALKTITVIPGLKTIVGALIQSVKKLANVMILTVFCLSVFALIGLQLFMGNLRQKCVVWPPLFLNDSLVDNFNGTDNSTFDFHQYINNPENYYYRNNDMDPLLCGNSSDAGQCPEGFNCMKAGENPNHGYTSYDTFGWAFLALFRLMTQDFWENLFQLTLRAAGKTYMMFFVVVIFLGSFYLINLILAVVAMAYAEQNEASLAEAKQKEEEYAGVMEALKQRQEETIANKAHPEDSAALDQNHTEANDFEEDQRPCPPCWYVFADVCLKWDCCGCWRWLKGWLYVIVMDPFVDLGITVCIVLNTVFMAMEHYPMTPAFEHMLSVGNLVFTGIFTAEMVLKLLAMDPYYYFQVGWNIFDSIIVTMSLVELGLADVQGLSVLRSFRLMRVFKLAKSWPTLNMLIKIIGNSVGALGNLTLVLAIIVFIFAVVGMQLFGKSYRECVCKISTDCELPRWHMTDFFHAFLIIFRVLCGEWIETMWDCMEVAGIPMCLTIFMMVMVIGNLVVLNLFLALLLSSFSGDNLAAIEEDGENNLQIAVNRITNGIAWTKTKALTVVRSLLAKNTEPAQTAENEEEETKEYLSLMGVDPEPPRSPPEPSNPEAPWTRPDGLSSIYSNSNYGNIITLRVPMATAESDCEPEEEEEEEEEEEEEEDLSEGEDHSSVCSTVERHPEADENEEEEEHDANTPEDCYSANCYGRYPCLDVDTSQGWGKTWFTIRRTCFIIVEHNYFETFIIFMILLSSGALAFEDIYLEQRRVIKTLLEYADQVFTYVFIVEMLLKWVAYGFQTYFTNAWCWLDFLIVDVSLVSLTANLLGYSELGAIKSLRTLRALRPLRALSRFEGMRVVVNALVGAIPSIFNVLLVCLIFWLIFSIMGVNLFAGKFYYCFNSTSESMMLPEEVNNRSECLALAENDPSIHWRNLKVTYDNVGMGYLSLLQVATFKGWMDIMYGAVDSREVEQQPAYEANLYMYIYFVIFIIFGSFFTLNLFIGVIIDNFNQQKSKLGGKDIFMTEEQKKYYNAMKKLGSKKPQKPIPRPANMCQGLVFDLVTKQFFDIFIMVLICLNMVTMMVETDEQSPEKEEILYLVNLVFIVVFSTECCLKLFALRQHFFAVGWNVFDFVVVILSILGILLVDLIEKYFVSPTLFRVIRLARIGRVLRLIRGAKGIRTLLFALMMSLPALFNIGLLLFLIMFIFSIFGMSNFAYVKKEAMVDDMFNFETFGNSIICMFMITTSAGWDGLLFPILNSGPPDCDPDVENPGSEVRGNCGNPLVGIVFFCSYIIMSFLVVVNMYIAIILENFNVATEESADPLCEDDFEMFYETWEKFDPDASQFIQYSALSDFCDTLKDPLRIPKPNAMKLINMDLPLVPGDKIHCLDILLALTALVLGDSEGMDALKASMEEKFMANNPSKVSYEPISSTLKRKQEEVAALVIQRAFRKHLWRRTVHHASYTYRGQREGHAGPQPAPESQGLIFQRIGELYGDGRKDGPPDTPPTDATEECLVPAAVELHHEVVLQCRPPDSESVV, from the exons ATGGCGTCCCTGCTCCCCCCTGCTGGTAAAGAGATCTTCAGGCGCTTCACCCCGGCTTCTCTGGACGAACTTCAGCTGTGCTTTGAGAAGGAAGAGCGGGAAAAACTGAGGAGGAAAGAGAAAAACATAGAG ATTTCTGAGGATGACCTCCCCAAACCAAGCAGTGACCTTGAGGCTGGTAAGACCCTCCCATTCATCTTTGGAGACCCGCCCCCCGGATTAATCAACACCCCATTGGAGGAGCTGGATCCCTACTACAAATCATCCAAG ACCTTCATCGTGATCAATAAAGGAAACACCATCCAACGGTTTAACGCAGATCCTGCCTGCTACCTGCTCAGTCCCTTCAGTGTCTGTCGGATCACAGCCATCAAGATCCTGATCCA CACGCTCTTCAGCCTGTTCATCATGCTGACCATCCTCGCCAACTGTGTCTTCATGACCCTGAGCGACCCCCCAGTCTGGGGCAAGACCGTGGA ATATGTTTTCACCGGCATCTACACCTTTGAGGCCACGGTGAAGGTGGTGGCCCGAGGCTTCTCCATCGGGCCGTTCACCTTCCTCAAAGACCCCTGGAACTGGCTGGACTTCATGGTCATCAGCATGGC TTACCTAACCGAGTTTGTGGACCTGGGAAATGTGTCAGCATTGAGGACATTCAGAGTCCTGAGAGCTCTTAAGACCATCACCGTTATCCCTG GCCTGAAGACCATCGTTGGTGCCCTCATCCAGTCGGTGAAGAAGCTCGCTAACGTCATGATCCTGACCGTCTTCTGCCTGAGTGTCTTTGCTCTGATCGGTCTCCAGCTCTTCATGGGAAACCTtcgtcagaaatgtgttgtgtgGCCTCCACTCTTTCTCAACGACAGCCTCGTCGACAACTTCAATGGCACCGATAACTCCACCTTCGACTTCCACCAGTACATCAACAACCCTG AGAACTACTACTACAGAAACAACGATATGGACCCTCTTCTGTGTGGAAACAGCTCCGACGCAGG CCAGTGTCCGGAGGGCTTCAACTGCATGAAGGCGGGAGAGAACCCAAACCACGGCTACACCAGCTATGACACGTTCGGCTGGGCCTTCCTCGCCCTCTTCAGACTTATGACCCAAGACTTCTGGGAGAACCTCTTTCAGCTG ACCCTCAGGGCTGCGGGGAAGACCTACATGATGTTCTTCGTGGTGGTGATCTTCCTGGGCTCCTTCTACCTCATCAACCTCATCCTGGCGGTGGTGGCCATGGCGTACGCCGAGCAGAACGAGGCCAGCCTCGCCGAGGccaagcagaaggaggaggagtacgcCGGCGTCATGGAGGCCCTGAagcagaggcaggaggag acCATTGCAAATAAAGCGCATCCAGAAGATTCGGCTGCACTCGATCAAAACCACACTGAGGCaaacg acTTTGAGGAGGACCAGCGGCCGTGCCCCCCGTGCTGGTACGTGTTCGCTGACGTGTGTCTGAAGTGGGACTGCTGCGGCTGCTGGCGCTGGCTGAAGGGCTGGCTGTACGTCATCGTCATGGACCCCTTCGTGGACCTGGGCATCACCGTGTGCATCGTGCTCAACACGGTGTTCATGGCCATGGAGCACTACCCCATGACCCCTGCCTTCGAGCACATGCTGAGCGTGGGCAACCTG GTGTTCACTGGGATCTTCACAGCTGAGATGGTCCTCAAACTGCTGGCCATGGATCCCTACTACTACTTCCAG GTTGGCTGGAACATATTTGACAGTATCATAGTGACCATGAGTCTTGTGGAGCTGGGATTGGCTGATGTCCAGGGTCTGTCTGTGCTACGGTCCTTCAGATTG ATGCGTGTGTTCAAGCTGGCCAAGTCCTGGCCCACCCTCAACATGCTGATCAAGATCATCGGCAACTCTGTGGGCGCGCTGGGGAACCTGACCCTGGTGCTGGCCATCATCGTCTTCATCTTCGCCGTGGTGGGCATGCAGCTCTTTGGGAAGTCGTACCGGGAGTGCGTGTGCAAGATCTCGACGGACTGCGAGCTCCCGCGCTGGCACATGACGGACTTCTTCCACGCGTTCCTCATCATCTTCAGGGTGCTGTGTGGGGAGTGGATCGAGACCATGTGGGACTGCATGGAGGTGGCGGGCATCCCCATGTGTCTGACCATCTTCATGATGGTCATGGTGATCGGGAACCTGGTG GTATTAAATCTCTTTCTGGCCTTGCTACTGAGCTCATTTAGTGGAGACAATCTAGCTGCAATCGAGGAAGACGGCGAGAACAACCTTCAGATCGCTGTCAACAGAATCACCAACGGCATCGCCTGGACCAAAACGAAGGCCCTTACAGTCGTAAGGAGTCTGTTGGCCAAGAACACCGAACCAGCACAGACTG CTGAgaacgaagaggaggagacgaagGAGTATCTGTCGTTGATGGGCGTGGACCCAGAGCCACCCCGGTCTCCGCCGGAGCCCTCGAACCCTGAGGCGCCCTGGACCAGACCGGACGGCCTGAGCAGTATCTATAGCAACAGTAACTATGGCAACATCATCACACTGAGGGTTCCCATGGCCACCGCAGAGTCTGACTGTGAgcctgaagaagaagaggaggaggaggaggaagaggaagaggaggaggatcttTCTGAG GGTGAAGATCACTCATCAGTTTGCAGTACAGTGGAGAGACATCCAGAGGCTGAtgagaacgaggaggaggaagaacatGATGCTAACACGCCTGAAGACTGCTATAGTGCCA ATTGTTACGGCCGTTACCCCTGCCTGGACGTGGACACCTCCCAGGGCTGGGGGAAGACCTGGTTCACCATCAGACGGACCTGCTTCATCATCGTGGAACACAACTACTTTGAgaccttcatcatcttcatgatCCTGCTCAGTAGTGGTGCTTTG GCCTTTGAGGACATCTACCTGGAGCAGCGGCGCGTCATAAAGACGCTGCTGGAGTACGCGGACCAGGTGTTCACCTACGTGTTCATCGTGGAGATGCTGCTGAAGTGGGTGGCGTACGGCTTCCAGACGTACTTCACCAACGCCTGGTGCTGGCTCGACTTCCTCATCGTGGAC GTCTCTCTGGTGTCCCTGACCGCTAACCTCCTGGGTTATTCTGAACTGGGAGCCATCAAGTCTCTGAGGACGTTGAGGGCCCTGAGACCGCTGAGGGCCCTGTCGCGCTTTGAGGGCATGAGG GTGGTGGTGAACGCCCTGGTGGGGGCCATCCCGTCCATCTTCAACGTGCTGCTGGTGTGTCTGATCTTCTGGCTGATCTTCAGCATCATGGGCGTCAACCTGTTCGCCGGGAAGTTCTACTACTGCTTCAACTCGACGTCGGAGAGCATGATGCTGCCAGAGGAGGTCAACAACCGCAGCGAGTGCCTGGCCCTGGCCGAGAACGaccccagcatccactggaggAACCTGAAGGTCACCTACGACAACGTGGGCATGGGCTACCTGTCGCTGCTGCAGGTG gcgacCTTTAAGGGCTGGATGGACATCATGTACGGAGCGGTGGACTCCAGAGAG GTTGAGCAGCAGCCAGCATATGAAGCCAACCTCTACATGTATATCTACttcgtcatcttcatcatcttcggCTCCTTCTTCACCCTCAACCTTTTCATTGGTGTTATTATTGATAACTTCAACCAGCAGAAGTCCAAG CTGGGAGGGAAAGACATCTTTATGACAGAGGAGCAGAAGAAATACTACAACGCAATGAAGAAACTAGGCTCCAAGAAACCTCAGAAACCCATTCCCCGGCCAGCG AATATGTGCCAAGGGTTGGTTTTCGACTTGGTCACAAAGCAGTTTTTTGACATCTTCATCATGGTGTTGATCTGTCTCAACATGGTGACCATGATGGTGGAAACAGACGAACAGAGTCCTGAGAAGGAAGAGATTCTGTATTTGGTCAATCTGGTCTTCATCGTGGTCTTCTCCACGGAATGTTGTCTGAAGCTCTTCGCTCTCAGGCAGCATTTCTTTGCCGTTGGATGGAACGTCTTTGACTTTGTGGTTGTAATTCTCTCCATCTTAG gcatCCTCCTCGTCGACCTCATAGAGAAGTACTTTGTCTCGCCGACGCTCTTCCGTGTGATTCGCTTAGCCCGCATCGGCCGCGTCCTCCGTCTCATCCGCGGCGCCAAGGGCATCCGCACGCTCCTGTTCGCTctgatgatgtcacttcctgccctgtTCAACATcgggctcctcctcttcctcataaTGTTCATATTTTCCATCTTCGGCATGTCAAACTTTGCCTACGTGAAAAAAGAGGCCATGGTCGACGACATGTTCAACTTTGAGACCTTTGGGAACAGCATCATCTGCATGTTCATGATCACCACGTCGGCCGGCTGGGACGGACTGCTCTTCCCCATCCTGAACTCCGGCCCCCCCGACTGTGACCCCGACGTCGAGAACCCCGGGTCGGAGGTCAGGGGCAACTGTGGCAACCCCCTGGTGGGCATCGTGTTCTTCTGCAGCTACATCATCATGTCCTTCCTGGTGGTGGTGAACATGTACATCGCCATCATCCTGGAGAACTTCAACGTGGCGACCGAGGAGAGCGCCGACCCCCTGTGCGAGGACGACTTTGAGATGTTCTACGAGACCTGGGAGAAGTTTGACCCCGACGCCTCCCAGTTCATACAGTACAG CGCGTTGTCGGATTTCTGTGACACGCTGAAGGATCCCCTGAGGATCCCCAAACCCAACGCCATGAAGCTGATCAACATGGACCTGCCCCTGGTGCCCGGGGACAAGATCCACTGTCTGGACATTCTGCTGGCCCTCACTGCCCTG GTTCTGGGCGATTCGGAAGGAATGGACGCCCTCAAAGcgagcatggaggagaagttcaTGGCCAACAACCCGTCCAAG
- the scn4ab gene encoding sodium channel protein type 4 subunit alpha B isoform X1 has protein sequence MASLLPPAGKEIFRRFTPASLDELQLCFEKEEREKLRRKEKNIEISEDDLPKPSSDLEAGKTLPFIFGDPPPGLINTPLEELDPYYKSSKTFIVINKGNTIQRFNADPACYLLSPFSVCRITAIKILIHTLFSLFIMLTILANCVFMTLSDPPVWGKTVEYVFTGIYTFEATVKVVARGFSIGPFTFLKDPWNWLDFMVISMAYLTEFVDLGNVSALRTFRVLRALKTITVIPGLKTIVGALIQSVKKLANVMILTVFCLSVFALIGLQLFMGNLRQKCVVWPPLFLNDSLVDNFNGTDNSTFDFHQYINNPENYYYRNNDMDPLLCGNSSDAGQCPEGFNCMKAGENPNHGYTSYDTFGWAFLALFRLMTQDFWENLFQLTLRAAGKTYMMFFVVVIFLGSFYLINLILAVVAMAYAEQNEASLAEAKQKEEEYAGVMEALKQRQEEQTIANKAHPEDSAALDQNHTEANDFEEDQRPCPPCWYVFADVCLKWDCCGCWRWLKGWLYVIVMDPFVDLGITVCIVLNTVFMAMEHYPMTPAFEHMLSVGNLVFTGIFTAEMVLKLLAMDPYYYFQVGWNIFDSIIVTMSLVELGLADVQGLSVLRSFRLMRVFKLAKSWPTLNMLIKIIGNSVGALGNLTLVLAIIVFIFAVVGMQLFGKSYRECVCKISTDCELPRWHMTDFFHAFLIIFRVLCGEWIETMWDCMEVAGIPMCLTIFMMVMVIGNLVVLNLFLALLLSSFSGDNLAAIEEDGENNLQIAVNRITNGIAWTKTKALTVVRSLLAKNTEPAQTAENEEEETKEYLSLMGVDPEPPRSPPEPSNPEAPWTRPDGLSSIYSNSNYGNIITLRVPMATAESDCEPEEEEEEEEEEEEEEDLSEGEDHSSVCSTVERHPEADENEEEEEHDANTPEDCYSANCYGRYPCLDVDTSQGWGKTWFTIRRTCFIIVEHNYFETFIIFMILLSSGALAFEDIYLEQRRVIKTLLEYADQVFTYVFIVEMLLKWVAYGFQTYFTNAWCWLDFLIVDVSLVSLTANLLGYSELGAIKSLRTLRALRPLRALSRFEGMRVVVNALVGAIPSIFNVLLVCLIFWLIFSIMGVNLFAGKFYYCFNSTSESMMLPEEVNNRSECLALAENDPSIHWRNLKVTYDNVGMGYLSLLQVATFKGWMDIMYGAVDSREVEQQPAYEANLYMYIYFVIFIIFGSFFTLNLFIGVIIDNFNQQKSKLGGKDIFMTEEQKKYYNAMKKLGSKKPQKPIPRPANMCQGLVFDLVTKQFFDIFIMVLICLNMVTMMVETDEQSPEKEEILYLVNLVFIVVFSTECCLKLFALRQHFFAVGWNVFDFVVVILSILGILLVDLIEKYFVSPTLFRVIRLARIGRVLRLIRGAKGIRTLLFALMMSLPALFNIGLLLFLIMFIFSIFGMSNFAYVKKEAMVDDMFNFETFGNSIICMFMITTSAGWDGLLFPILNSGPPDCDPDVENPGSEVRGNCGNPLVGIVFFCSYIIMSFLVVVNMYIAIILENFNVATEESADPLCEDDFEMFYETWEKFDPDASQFIQYSALSDFCDTLKDPLRIPKPNAMKLINMDLPLVPGDKIHCLDILLALTALVLGDSEGMDALKASMEEKFMANNPSKVSYEPISSTLKRKQEEVAALVIQRAFRKHLWRRTVHHASYTYRGQREGHAGPQPAPESQGLIFQRIGELYGDGRKDGPPDTPPTDATEECLVPAAVELHHEVVLQCRPPDSESVV, from the exons ATGGCGTCCCTGCTCCCCCCTGCTGGTAAAGAGATCTTCAGGCGCTTCACCCCGGCTTCTCTGGACGAACTTCAGCTGTGCTTTGAGAAGGAAGAGCGGGAAAAACTGAGGAGGAAAGAGAAAAACATAGAG ATTTCTGAGGATGACCTCCCCAAACCAAGCAGTGACCTTGAGGCTGGTAAGACCCTCCCATTCATCTTTGGAGACCCGCCCCCCGGATTAATCAACACCCCATTGGAGGAGCTGGATCCCTACTACAAATCATCCAAG ACCTTCATCGTGATCAATAAAGGAAACACCATCCAACGGTTTAACGCAGATCCTGCCTGCTACCTGCTCAGTCCCTTCAGTGTCTGTCGGATCACAGCCATCAAGATCCTGATCCA CACGCTCTTCAGCCTGTTCATCATGCTGACCATCCTCGCCAACTGTGTCTTCATGACCCTGAGCGACCCCCCAGTCTGGGGCAAGACCGTGGA ATATGTTTTCACCGGCATCTACACCTTTGAGGCCACGGTGAAGGTGGTGGCCCGAGGCTTCTCCATCGGGCCGTTCACCTTCCTCAAAGACCCCTGGAACTGGCTGGACTTCATGGTCATCAGCATGGC TTACCTAACCGAGTTTGTGGACCTGGGAAATGTGTCAGCATTGAGGACATTCAGAGTCCTGAGAGCTCTTAAGACCATCACCGTTATCCCTG GCCTGAAGACCATCGTTGGTGCCCTCATCCAGTCGGTGAAGAAGCTCGCTAACGTCATGATCCTGACCGTCTTCTGCCTGAGTGTCTTTGCTCTGATCGGTCTCCAGCTCTTCATGGGAAACCTtcgtcagaaatgtgttgtgtgGCCTCCACTCTTTCTCAACGACAGCCTCGTCGACAACTTCAATGGCACCGATAACTCCACCTTCGACTTCCACCAGTACATCAACAACCCTG AGAACTACTACTACAGAAACAACGATATGGACCCTCTTCTGTGTGGAAACAGCTCCGACGCAGG CCAGTGTCCGGAGGGCTTCAACTGCATGAAGGCGGGAGAGAACCCAAACCACGGCTACACCAGCTATGACACGTTCGGCTGGGCCTTCCTCGCCCTCTTCAGACTTATGACCCAAGACTTCTGGGAGAACCTCTTTCAGCTG ACCCTCAGGGCTGCGGGGAAGACCTACATGATGTTCTTCGTGGTGGTGATCTTCCTGGGCTCCTTCTACCTCATCAACCTCATCCTGGCGGTGGTGGCCATGGCGTACGCCGAGCAGAACGAGGCCAGCCTCGCCGAGGccaagcagaaggaggaggagtacgcCGGCGTCATGGAGGCCCTGAagcagaggcaggaggag cagacCATTGCAAATAAAGCGCATCCAGAAGATTCGGCTGCACTCGATCAAAACCACACTGAGGCaaacg acTTTGAGGAGGACCAGCGGCCGTGCCCCCCGTGCTGGTACGTGTTCGCTGACGTGTGTCTGAAGTGGGACTGCTGCGGCTGCTGGCGCTGGCTGAAGGGCTGGCTGTACGTCATCGTCATGGACCCCTTCGTGGACCTGGGCATCACCGTGTGCATCGTGCTCAACACGGTGTTCATGGCCATGGAGCACTACCCCATGACCCCTGCCTTCGAGCACATGCTGAGCGTGGGCAACCTG GTGTTCACTGGGATCTTCACAGCTGAGATGGTCCTCAAACTGCTGGCCATGGATCCCTACTACTACTTCCAG GTTGGCTGGAACATATTTGACAGTATCATAGTGACCATGAGTCTTGTGGAGCTGGGATTGGCTGATGTCCAGGGTCTGTCTGTGCTACGGTCCTTCAGATTG ATGCGTGTGTTCAAGCTGGCCAAGTCCTGGCCCACCCTCAACATGCTGATCAAGATCATCGGCAACTCTGTGGGCGCGCTGGGGAACCTGACCCTGGTGCTGGCCATCATCGTCTTCATCTTCGCCGTGGTGGGCATGCAGCTCTTTGGGAAGTCGTACCGGGAGTGCGTGTGCAAGATCTCGACGGACTGCGAGCTCCCGCGCTGGCACATGACGGACTTCTTCCACGCGTTCCTCATCATCTTCAGGGTGCTGTGTGGGGAGTGGATCGAGACCATGTGGGACTGCATGGAGGTGGCGGGCATCCCCATGTGTCTGACCATCTTCATGATGGTCATGGTGATCGGGAACCTGGTG GTATTAAATCTCTTTCTGGCCTTGCTACTGAGCTCATTTAGTGGAGACAATCTAGCTGCAATCGAGGAAGACGGCGAGAACAACCTTCAGATCGCTGTCAACAGAATCACCAACGGCATCGCCTGGACCAAAACGAAGGCCCTTACAGTCGTAAGGAGTCTGTTGGCCAAGAACACCGAACCAGCACAGACTG CTGAgaacgaagaggaggagacgaagGAGTATCTGTCGTTGATGGGCGTGGACCCAGAGCCACCCCGGTCTCCGCCGGAGCCCTCGAACCCTGAGGCGCCCTGGACCAGACCGGACGGCCTGAGCAGTATCTATAGCAACAGTAACTATGGCAACATCATCACACTGAGGGTTCCCATGGCCACCGCAGAGTCTGACTGTGAgcctgaagaagaagaggaggaggaggaggaagaggaagaggaggaggatcttTCTGAG GGTGAAGATCACTCATCAGTTTGCAGTACAGTGGAGAGACATCCAGAGGCTGAtgagaacgaggaggaggaagaacatGATGCTAACACGCCTGAAGACTGCTATAGTGCCA ATTGTTACGGCCGTTACCCCTGCCTGGACGTGGACACCTCCCAGGGCTGGGGGAAGACCTGGTTCACCATCAGACGGACCTGCTTCATCATCGTGGAACACAACTACTTTGAgaccttcatcatcttcatgatCCTGCTCAGTAGTGGTGCTTTG GCCTTTGAGGACATCTACCTGGAGCAGCGGCGCGTCATAAAGACGCTGCTGGAGTACGCGGACCAGGTGTTCACCTACGTGTTCATCGTGGAGATGCTGCTGAAGTGGGTGGCGTACGGCTTCCAGACGTACTTCACCAACGCCTGGTGCTGGCTCGACTTCCTCATCGTGGAC GTCTCTCTGGTGTCCCTGACCGCTAACCTCCTGGGTTATTCTGAACTGGGAGCCATCAAGTCTCTGAGGACGTTGAGGGCCCTGAGACCGCTGAGGGCCCTGTCGCGCTTTGAGGGCATGAGG GTGGTGGTGAACGCCCTGGTGGGGGCCATCCCGTCCATCTTCAACGTGCTGCTGGTGTGTCTGATCTTCTGGCTGATCTTCAGCATCATGGGCGTCAACCTGTTCGCCGGGAAGTTCTACTACTGCTTCAACTCGACGTCGGAGAGCATGATGCTGCCAGAGGAGGTCAACAACCGCAGCGAGTGCCTGGCCCTGGCCGAGAACGaccccagcatccactggaggAACCTGAAGGTCACCTACGACAACGTGGGCATGGGCTACCTGTCGCTGCTGCAGGTG gcgacCTTTAAGGGCTGGATGGACATCATGTACGGAGCGGTGGACTCCAGAGAG GTTGAGCAGCAGCCAGCATATGAAGCCAACCTCTACATGTATATCTACttcgtcatcttcatcatcttcggCTCCTTCTTCACCCTCAACCTTTTCATTGGTGTTATTATTGATAACTTCAACCAGCAGAAGTCCAAG CTGGGAGGGAAAGACATCTTTATGACAGAGGAGCAGAAGAAATACTACAACGCAATGAAGAAACTAGGCTCCAAGAAACCTCAGAAACCCATTCCCCGGCCAGCG AATATGTGCCAAGGGTTGGTTTTCGACTTGGTCACAAAGCAGTTTTTTGACATCTTCATCATGGTGTTGATCTGTCTCAACATGGTGACCATGATGGTGGAAACAGACGAACAGAGTCCTGAGAAGGAAGAGATTCTGTATTTGGTCAATCTGGTCTTCATCGTGGTCTTCTCCACGGAATGTTGTCTGAAGCTCTTCGCTCTCAGGCAGCATTTCTTTGCCGTTGGATGGAACGTCTTTGACTTTGTGGTTGTAATTCTCTCCATCTTAG gcatCCTCCTCGTCGACCTCATAGAGAAGTACTTTGTCTCGCCGACGCTCTTCCGTGTGATTCGCTTAGCCCGCATCGGCCGCGTCCTCCGTCTCATCCGCGGCGCCAAGGGCATCCGCACGCTCCTGTTCGCTctgatgatgtcacttcctgccctgtTCAACATcgggctcctcctcttcctcataaTGTTCATATTTTCCATCTTCGGCATGTCAAACTTTGCCTACGTGAAAAAAGAGGCCATGGTCGACGACATGTTCAACTTTGAGACCTTTGGGAACAGCATCATCTGCATGTTCATGATCACCACGTCGGCCGGCTGGGACGGACTGCTCTTCCCCATCCTGAACTCCGGCCCCCCCGACTGTGACCCCGACGTCGAGAACCCCGGGTCGGAGGTCAGGGGCAACTGTGGCAACCCCCTGGTGGGCATCGTGTTCTTCTGCAGCTACATCATCATGTCCTTCCTGGTGGTGGTGAACATGTACATCGCCATCATCCTGGAGAACTTCAACGTGGCGACCGAGGAGAGCGCCGACCCCCTGTGCGAGGACGACTTTGAGATGTTCTACGAGACCTGGGAGAAGTTTGACCCCGACGCCTCCCAGTTCATACAGTACAG CGCGTTGTCGGATTTCTGTGACACGCTGAAGGATCCCCTGAGGATCCCCAAACCCAACGCCATGAAGCTGATCAACATGGACCTGCCCCTGGTGCCCGGGGACAAGATCCACTGTCTGGACATTCTGCTGGCCCTCACTGCCCTG GTTCTGGGCGATTCGGAAGGAATGGACGCCCTCAAAGcgagcatggaggagaagttcaTGGCCAACAACCCGTCCAAG
- the gh1 gene encoding somatotropin — protein MTRACVLLAVMLSACLSHPLIDSQRLFSIAVNRIQHLHMLAQRIFSEMESSLQIEEQRQLNKIFLPDFCNSDDIISPIDKHETQRSSVLRLLTVSYRLIECWEFPSQSLPGGSVLRNQISPKLSELKNGIHILIRTSQGAGDALVEADPMSPYGGYYQALGGDGSLRGSYEMLACFKKDMHKVETYLTVAKCRLSPEDNCTL, from the exons ATGACTAGAG CCTGTGTGTTGCTGGCGGTGATGCTAAGCGCTTGTCTTAGCCACCCTCTGATCGACTCCCAGCGGCTCTTCTCCATCGCGGTCAACCGCATCCAGCACCTCCACATGCTCGCACAGAGGATCTTCTCCGAGATG gaaagCTCTCTACAGATTGAAGAACAGAGACAGCTGAATAAAATATTTCTTCCGGATTTCTGTAACTccgatgacatcatcagtcCCATTGACAAGCACGAGACGCAACGGAGTTCG GTGCTGAGGCTGCTCACGGTGTCCTATCGGCTCATCGAGTGCTGGGAGTTCCCCAGCCAGTCTCTGCCTGGAGGCTCAGTGCTCAGAAACCAAATCTCACCGAAACTCAGCGAACTGAAGAATGGCATCCATATCCTGATCAGG ACCAGCCAGGGTGCTGGCGATGCGCTGGTGGAGGCCGACCCCATGTCGCCCTACGGGGGCTACTACCAGGCGCTGGGCGGGGACGGCTCGCTGCGCGGGAGCTACGAGATGCTAGCCTGCTTCAAGAAGGACATGCACAAG GTGGAGACCTACCTGACCGTGGCCAAGTGTCGACTCTCCCCTGAGGACAACTGCACTCTGTAG